One Thiocapsa sp. genomic window, CAGGCCGCCGCACTGAACGCCAACGCCAACGCCCCGAGCCAGACCACCACCGGGGAGCGGATCAGATAGCGTTGTTGCGCGCCGCACAACGGACCACCGCCCAACGGCCAGGTTTGTTTGCTGCTGGAGGCATCCAGAAAATAGACGGATCGCTGGATGGCCCCAAGCAGCCCGGCAAGGGGCGCGCGTTCCGCGACCAGCGCCTGGCGGGTCATGGCCGAGCCTCTATACGGACGGCACCCGCCCGCGCGATCCGCTGACAAGGGTGTCGGCTCCGCATCGCGTGCTTGGGAGATAACATCGACCGGCAACCCCAGCCCGTCCTCAAGCTCCAGCTTGAGACGGGCGCGTTCGAGGAGCGTCAGGCCCTGCGGGGGCTCGATGAGTAGATCGACATCGCCGCCTCTGGCCCGGTCATCGACCCGCGATCCGAAAAGATAGACCACCGCGTCCTCTCCCGAGAGACGTGATGCCGTGCCGAGGATGGTCGAAACCTGATCGGATGTGAGTCGCATGGATGAGGTCGCTCGATACACACGAATCCGGGAAAGGCTCGCGCGCCCGGCTGCCGACAGCCTAACGCCGAACCTAATCTCGCGCTATGGCGGCGGGGCTGTCGTCCTCCGGCCAATCCATCGTGCTCGCGGCGACCAGCTCCGCCCAGTCATCCGGCGGATGACCAGGGTTCAGCATGGCGCGAAAGACGGCGTATGGATCCCTCTTGCTCCCTGCCGCGCGCAGGCTGTCGCTGTCGTTGGCCCAAGCAAACACGACGACCCGCGCATTGGGGTCGAAGCGAAAGAACAGGCGGAAGCGGCGGCCGATCTTGGCGCGACGCCAGTGTTTGAAGGCGTCCCCCATGGTCGTTCCCAATCGGTATTCGTCACGGGAGGGATCGCTCGGTACCTTGTCCAGGATCAAGCACGACAGGGCGGTGAAGCGTTTCACGTTCGCATTGGCCGCGGCGCGGCGGGGATCCGCCACCCTCGCCCGCTCGGCCGCAGCCTCCAGTCTGCGCAGCTGATCGACGAGGCATTGGTGAAAGAGCAGGGTCCATCCGTGGCATTCACCATCCATTCAAGAGCGGATCACCTCGACGGGGGCGCTCAAACTGCGTCCACCCCGCTGAAGTCGTAGTCCATAACAGCACTCGGGGGCTGAACGAAGGGGCCTTGGAGGAGATCGACACCGGCGCAGCAGAGACGCGCGATGGTCTCGGGGGCATCGACTCCGCCGGCGATCACGGCAAGACCCCGTTCGCGCAGACGTTGAACCAGCTCGGCCAGCGGCTCGGGGTCGAGCGACTGGACCAGGGTGCGCGAAAGGCGCGCGAAGGCACCCGGGACGCTCGCGAGCACGCGCTCCGAGGCGTCGTCGGTATCGACACCGTTCAAACAGACCGGGATGCCGAGCCGGGCCAATCGAGCGATGCGATCGGCTGCGAGACCCGGTCGGCCGCCGCTTCTTGGACCTGAAACTGGATGACGGGTCGCAAGCGAAAGAGATCGCGCCGGTTGATCTCGTCGCGAACCTGGCCGACCCAATCATCGCGGCCCGCGCCGACGACTGATTGGTAGAGGAAAAGCTGTGCCGGCCGGCCGGCGGCTCGGCAGGCCACGATGGCGTCCAGACCCTTGGCCAAGAGCCAAGCATCCAGTCGATCGGCCAATCCGGAGCGCTGTGCGATCGGCATGAAGGCGACCGGCGACAGCAGCTCGCCGTCCGGGGCGGCCAAGCGCGGCGACACCTCGTAGCGCGCACTCGGTGCCGGGGTCAGGGAGACCATGGGCTCGAAGAGCAGTTGCAGCCGTTCGGTCAGGATGGCCGTCGCCACGGCGTCTTGGTCCGACGTTCGAACAGGCACGGGGCCGCAACCGTACCCCATGGTCAGACCATCGCCTGCTTTGCGGGCCGAGCGCGCCGCCTTGGCTGCCCGCGACATCAAGGTGACGGCGTCCCCGCCGCTGTTCGCCAAGGTGCACCACCCGATTCCGACGGCGCGACCGGGCCCCGGAGCAAAGCCGGCCCGAGCCAGCTCCTCGGCGAAGTGATCGCAGGCGCGCGCGAGGCTTGCGGCATCCTCGCGTCGCATGAGGACCGCCAAGCTGCGCTCGCCGACGCGCGCCGCCAGATCGGAGGCGCCGCACGACTCGGCAAGCGCAACGGCAAGACGCATCAGCGCGCCCTCGTCGCCGTGGAGATCCAGCACGACCAGCGCACGGCGGCCGGCCTCCGTCCCACCCCGACCGATCAACTGGCCGAGCCGCCCCAAGAGGCGCCCGAGGCTCGCGAGACCCGTGAGCGCATCGATGGTATCCGGACCGCTTTGGCGGCGTGCACGCTCGCGTGCGCGTGCCAATCGCTGCTCGACGCAGGCGACGAGATGATCCGGTGCGACCGGCTTGGCGAGGAAGTCATCGCCCCCGACACGCAGCGCCGCCATCTGTTGCTCGGCGTCCAATTCGGCGGAGAGAAAGACGATCGGCAGGTCGGCGAAACGGTCTTGCTCACGGATGATCCGGGTCAGCTCGATGCCGGACGCGCCGGGCATATGCAGATCCATGAGCACCAGATCCGGGACAAAGGCATCGAGTGCGTCGAGCACCGCGAGCGCATCGCCCACGCGCTCGGTCAGCATGCCGGCCGATTCGAGCACACGGGCGGCAAAGAGCGCGGCCACCGGCTGATCGTCGACCACGAGCACACGGTCGGGCGAGACCGCCTGCGTGCCGGCCAGATCAAAAAGCCGATCGGTCAGCTCTTCGATCTCCATCGGCATCTGCAGATAGGCCCTGGCGCCTGCGCGCATCGCGGCAAGACGGGCGCGGATGTCGCTTCCGGACGCCAGACAGACCAGCGGGACCGGCTGCCCGTCGCGCTGCTGCACCTGCGCGACGAGTCCGCCGAGCGTGTTCACATCGGGGAGTGCATCGAGATCGACGAGCAAGAGCGCTCGCGCGCTCGGGTGTGCGCCGATCAAGTGCTCGGGCGTTTCGAAGGCTTCGAGCATGAACCCCTGTGCGAGCAGGAGCGCCCGAAGCGGCGTCGTCAACTCGGCGTTGCAGGTCAGGAGCTGGATGGCGGGCGCGGATCCGGCATCGGCGATCGTGTGATTCATGGTCGTCGGTCTCGTCCAGGGTGGGCGGAGACCTCGAACGCAGACGCCGACGCGGCGCACTCGGCCCGAGATCATCGGTACCGAGGATAAACCGAGCACGCTATGTGAACAACTCCCAATCCGGCGAGACCGACATCAATAGCTGATGCGCGGGGCTCCCCCGCCGAGCGCCTCGACCAGTCCGGCCGCAAAGCTCGCACCGATACGTCGCGAGAGGCTCTCGAAAAGATCGCGCTTCTTGGTGTAATCGACCAGCGTCTCCGCGCCGATCACATCGCGTGCGACCGAGCTGGAACTGCCGAGGTCGTCGACCAAGCCCAACGCGACCGCCTCCTGGCCGCTCCAGAAGAGTCCGCTGAAGACCTCCTCGCCGCCCTTCAGGCGGTCACCGCGGCCGGCTTGGACCTCGGCGATGAACTGGGTGTGCAGGTCATCGAGAACGGTCTGGATAAAGGCCCGTTGATCCGGCGGCAGCGGCGAGAAGGGGTCGAGGATCCCCTTGTTCTCCCCGGCGGTGAGCAGACGCCGCTCGATCCCGAGCTCCTGGATTGCCTCGTTCAGACCGAAGCTGCCGATGCGCACGCCGATGGAGCCGACCAGGCTGGCCTTGTCGGCATAGATCGCATCGGCGGCGACGGCGATGTAATAGCCGCCCGAGGCGCAGATGTCGGTCGCCACCGCGTAGACGGGCATCTCCTTGTCGTTGTCTTCCTTGTACTTGGCCTTCAGCCGCTTGATCTCGTCGTTGATGTAGCCGGCCTGGACCGGGCTTCCGCCGGGGCTGTTGATACGCAGGATGATGCCCTTCACCCGGTCGGCCTCGAAGGCTTCACGCAAGGCCGTGATCACCCGATCGGCGCTCGCGTCGGCCTCGGGCGCGATGACGCCCTTGATCTCGATCACGGCCGTGTGCTCCTCGCTCGGAGCGATACGCTCGAGCAGATCCCCGGAGTAGGCGGCGACCACCAGTGCGATCAGATAGAGCAGGATCAGGGTCTTGAAGAAGATGCCCCAGCGGCGGCCGCGTCTCTGGTCGCGCAGGTGCTCCAGGGCGAGCTTGTTGATGAGCGCGCGCTCCCAATCGGGTGCGTCGGGCGACGGCATCTCGTCGCGGCGCTTGGTCCAAAACTTCCAATTCATGGGTCACTCCCGGGATTAAACCGCGCCCAGTGCGGTATGCGATGTTTTTGGATGGGATCGGCCCCGGCGGATTTCAGAACCGCTGGAGCCGGCGCGGTTTAAGAGATTAAAAAAGAGATTATTTTACACTGCGTTCCCGCTAAGGGCCGTGGATGCACCAAGCGTCGAGCTCACTCGAAAATGAGCATCTCGCTTTAAACCGCGTCGGCTCCGTCAGTTGTCGGAGCCGACGCGGCCAAGCCAATCCAGCACACTACGCATATCGCACCGGGCGCGGTTTAGCTCCGTCAGTTGTCGGAGCTGGCGCGGCCAAGCCAATCCAACAAACAACGCATACAACGCATACCGCACCGGGCGCGGTTTAGACGCGGTTCAGGCGTGCGATCTCGGCTCAGCGCATGCGGTAGGCGGAAAGCCAGGCGGGCAGCGCCGCGATATCGTGGATGCAGTCGAGCGGGGCGTGCGGTGTAAGACGCTCGACCGGGTGGACACCGTAGGAGACGGCGAGTGCCCTGGTGCGGGCATTCACGGCCATCTGCATGTCGTACTCGGTGTCGCCGATCATCAGCGTGGCGGAGGCATCGGCACCGAGCTCGTCCATCAGCTCGAGCAGCATCTGCGGGTTCGGCTTGGAGAAGGTCTCGTCGGCGCAACGGGTCGCATGAAAGAGCCCACCGAGACCGGTGTCGTCGAGCGCCTTGTCGAGTCCGACGCGACCCTTGCCGGTGGCCACGGCCAAGCGGTAGCCCTCGTTCGCAAGCTCGCTCAAGGTCTCGCGTGCCCCTGCAAAGAGCACGGAGGGCGTCGGGTCGATCTCGAGAAAGTAACGGCGATAGCCGGTGACCAGGTCCCGGAGGGTCTGCGGATCCGCTCCGGGATGCAGCCGCAAGAGGGCCTCGTCCAGACCCAGGCCGATGACGTCGCTCGCGGCCTCGCGGGCTGGCGGCGGCAGGCCGAGATCGCCGAAGGCCGCTTGGAGACAATTGACGATGCGTGCCTCGGAATCCATCAGGGTCCCGTCCCAGTCGAACACGATCAAGTCGAAGGTCACGCGGCAGGCTCCAATGCAGACAGAAAACGCTCGAGGTCATCGGGCAGGGGCGCCTCGACTCGGTGTGGTCGATCGGCGTCGGCGAGCTGAAAGCTCAAGGCAGAGGCGTGCAAAAACAAGCGCGACAATCCCTGTGCCTTGAGGGCGCGATTCGCGGTCTCGTCACCGTATTTGGGGTCGCCCGCCAAGGGGGTTCCCAGATGGGCGGCATGGACGCGGATCTGATGCGTACGCCCGGTGATCAGCTCGGCCTCGACCAGGGTGAGCACGCCCGAGTCCGAGCGGAAGCGTCCCAGACGTCGAAACACCGTGCGCGCCGGCTTTCCGTCGTCCGGATCGACCTGAACCATCCGCTCGCCGCCTTGCAGCACGTTTTTCTTCAGCGGCGCGTCCACGCCGACCTTCGAGCGCTCCAGCTCCCCGACGATCAGTGCCATGTAGCGCTTGTCCATCCCGCCTTCGCGGATCAGCTCATGGAGCTCGCGCAGCGCACTGCGTCGCTTGCTGATCAGGATACAGCCGGAGGTGTCGCGATCCAGGCGGTGGACCAGCTCCAGCTCGCGACCGGGCCGCAGCTCGCGAAGGGACTCGATCAGGCCGTAGCTCAAACCGCTGCCGCCGTGCACGGCCAGTCCTGCGGGCTTGTCGATGACCAGAAGGCGTTCGTCCTCGTAGAGAACAGCCGCAGCAAGCGGGGCGAGACGCGACGCAGGCACCCGGACCGGCGTCTCGGCGAGGGCCGTGCGCACCGGCGGGATGCGCACCAGATCGCCCGTGCGCAGCCGATGACTGGCCTTGACCCGACCCTTGTTGACGCGAACCTCGCCACGGCGCATGACCCGATAGATGTGGCTGCGCGGCACGCCCTTGAGATGGCGCAGGAGAAAGTTGTCGATGCGCTGCCCGTCGGACTCGGCATCGACGCAGAGCACGCGTACGGCCGAATCATCCCGCAGCGCAGGCTCGGGACGCGGACGCTCGGCAATCGCAGGCGTCGGGCCGGAGCGCTTGGGCTGCGTGCGTCCCGGTCCGGCACTCTTGGAGCCAGTCGTCTTCGGGTCAGCCCTTCGGACGACAGCGCGTTTCGGGCCAGTGCCGACGCGTTCGGAGCCCTTCGCGGGAGTGCCCTTGGGACCGGCGCGCTCGGCAACCGGGCGACCCCTGGAGACGTCCCGGCCCCCTGTTGCGCGGGCGGAGGAATGCTTGCTCGGGCGGCGATCGGCACGGGGATGAGGTCGATTCACGAATGATGGCACCTGCCTGGGTGGCTCAATTGATGCTAAATAAGGTTTACTGATACACTTGGTCGCTTGCGCTGGCCAGCGGAAACGCGATTTTCCCGGAGCGGCGAGCGCAGCCAAGGGTCGGTCAGGATACCGGAGCGAGTGGAGCCACATCCGCTCGGAAGGCCCCGACCCTCATGCCGGCATCCGATGTCCGAGCAGGCCGTTGTGCGGGATCTCGAGTGGTGTCGCGGACTCATTTTATCGAGTGACCGCGCATTCTACACCCTGTGAGCGCCGCGCGCCCTGCACGACGGCAGACCAGCGCAGCCGGCGCCGACCTCGCCGCTCCCGAGATCGGCCCCTCCAACCGGGCGGGCCGATCAGGTGCGAGTGCCCGAATGGGCGCTCGTCGACGACAAAACACTACTGACTACGCGCGTGCCCGTCCGGGTCGGCCGAAGAGCCCGCCTGAACGGACGCTGTCGACGCCGTCGGGCCGATTCGTCGGCGCGACGGCGACACGCCGCGCCGCCCGCAGGTTTGCAGGGGCGCGCGGCGAGCAGTCCCCGAGCCGGGAGACGCGTCGTGGTGCGGAAAAAAATCCTATGAAACGCATGCTGATCAACGCAACTCAGCCCGAAGAGTTGCGTGTTGCGACCGTCGACGGTCAACAGCTTTACAACCTCGATATCGAGTCCCCCGGCCGAGAGCAGAAAAAGGCCAATATCTACAAAGGCATCATCACCCGCGTCGAGCCCAGTCTCGAAGCCGCCTTCGTCGACTACGGAGCCGATCGGCACGGCTTCCTCCCGCTCAAAGAGATCGCGCGGGCCTACTTCGAGCCCGACAGCGTCAAACCCGGCTCGCGCATCAGTATCAAGGAATCGGTGCGCGAGGGCCGCGAGGTCGTCGTTCAGATCGACAAGGAAGAGCGCGGCAACAAGGGCGCGGCCCTCACCACCTTCATCTCGCTGGCCGGGCGGTATCTGGTTCTGATGCCCAACAACCCGCGCGCAGGCGGGGTCTCGCGCCGCATCGAGGGCCAGGATCGCAGCGAGCTGCGCGACGCCATGAGCCAGCTCGAGATCCCGGAGGACATGGGCCTGATCGTCCGTACCGCGGGCGTGGGCAAGAACGTCGAGGAGCTCCAGTGGGATCTGGACTATCTGCTCCAGCTCTGGAAGGCGATCGAGACCTCGGCCCAGGACCGCAAGGCGCCCTTCCTCATCTATCAAGAGAGCGACGTCATCATTCGCTCGATCCGCGACTATCTGCGCGTGGACATCGGCGAGATCCTGATCGACAACAAAGTGGTTTTCGAGCGTGCCGAGAGCTTCATCCGCCAGGTGATGCCGAGCAATCTGAAGAAGCTCAAGCTCTACCAGGACGAGGTCCCGCTCTTTACCCGCTATCAGATCGAGAGCCAGATCGAGTCGGCCTTCCAACGCGAGGTGCGCCTGCCCTCCGGCGGCTCGATCGTGATCGACCACACCGAGGCATTGACCTCGGTGGACATCAACTCGGCGCGCGCCACCAAGGGCGCGGACATCGAGGAGACCGCGCTCAACACCAACCTCGAGGCGGCCGACGAGATCGCGCGCCAACTGCGTCTGCGCGATCTGGGCGGGCTCTTCGTCATCGACTTCATCGACATGACACCGCCGAAGAATCAGCGCGAGGTCGAGAACCGGCTGCGCGACGCGCTCAAGCACGACCGTGCGCGGGTGCAGGTCGCACGCATCTCGCGCTTCGGTCTGTTGGAGATGTCGCGCCAGCGCCTGCGCCCCTCGCTCGGGGAGTCGAGCCAGCAGGTCTGCCCGCGCTGCAAGGGTCAGGGGACCATCCGCGGGGTCGAATCGCTCGCGCTCTCGATCCTGCGCATCGTCGAAGAAGAGGCGATGAAGGAGAGCACCCACCGTATCGTCGCCCAGCTGCCGGTCAGCGTCGCGACCTTCCTGCTCAACGAGAAGCGTCGCGGCATCCTGGAGATCGAGCAGCGCCAAGGCGTCGAGGTCCTGTTGTTGCCCAACGAGGCACTCGAAACACCGGAATACCAGATCGAGCGCGTCCGGACCCAGGACGCAGGCAAGCTCGTCCCGGATCAGTCGAGCTACGAGCTGACCGCAGCCTCCGAGACCAAGGTCGCGCCCTTCTACGCCAAGCTCGGTCAACCCGTGCAGGCCGAGGAGCCGGCGGTCAAGCAGGTCTCGCCGGCGACCCCGGTCCCCCAACGCTGGACGCCGACACCCCAGCCCGAAACACCCGTGCGTCGCGAGGCGGAGCGCGGCGAGCCCGAGAGCCTGCTCAAACGCATTTGGACCGGACTCTTTGCGCCGCGCCAGCCCGACGCGGAGGTACCCGCAACCCGCAACTCGCCCGCAGACGAGCCCTCGGCGCCCGAGACCGCGCCGCGCCCGCAGCAACCGCGACACGCGGCCGATTCGGGCGAGCGCCGCAGCCAAAGCAGACCACCACAGACCCGACGCGACGAATCGCCGAGGGAGCGCGGGCGGCAGGAACAGGGTCGGCACAGCCGAGCGGCACCCGAGCAACAGACGCGTT contains:
- a CDS encoding S49 family peptidase, which encodes MNWKFWTKRRDEMPSPDAPDWERALINKLALEHLRDQRRGRRWGIFFKTLILLYLIALVVAAYSGDLLERIAPSEEHTAVIEIKGVIAPEADASADRVITALREAFEADRVKGIILRINSPGGSPVQAGYINDEIKRLKAKYKEDNDKEMPVYAVATDICASGGYYIAVAADAIYADKASLVGSIGVRIGSFGLNEAIQELGIERRLLTAGENKGILDPFSPLPPDQRAFIQTVLDDLHTQFIAEVQAGRGDRLKGGEEVFSGLFWSGQEAVALGLVDDLGSSSSVARDVIGAETLVDYTKKRDLFESLSRRIGASFAAGLVEALGGGAPRISY
- a CDS encoding nucleotidyltransferase domain-containing protein, translated to MRLTSDQVSTILGTASRLSGEDAVVYLFGSRVDDRARGGDVDLLIEPPQGLTLLERARLKLELEDGLGLPVDVISQARDAEPTPLSADRAGGCRPYRGSAMTRQALVAERAPLAGLLGAIQRSVYFLDASSSKQTWPLGGGPLCGAQQRYLIRSPVVVWLGALALAFSAAAWQLAARDEWIGSELCSKRT
- the rne gene encoding ribonuclease E, whose amino-acid sequence is MKRMLINATQPEELRVATVDGQQLYNLDIESPGREQKKANIYKGIITRVEPSLEAAFVDYGADRHGFLPLKEIARAYFEPDSVKPGSRISIKESVREGREVVVQIDKEERGNKGAALTTFISLAGRYLVLMPNNPRAGGVSRRIEGQDRSELRDAMSQLEIPEDMGLIVRTAGVGKNVEELQWDLDYLLQLWKAIETSAQDRKAPFLIYQESDVIIRSIRDYLRVDIGEILIDNKVVFERAESFIRQVMPSNLKKLKLYQDEVPLFTRYQIESQIESAFQREVRLPSGGSIVIDHTEALTSVDINSARATKGADIEETALNTNLEAADEIARQLRLRDLGGLFVIDFIDMTPPKNQREVENRLRDALKHDRARVQVARISRFGLLEMSRQRLRPSLGESSQQVCPRCKGQGTIRGVESLALSILRIVEEEAMKESTHRIVAQLPVSVATFLLNEKRRGILEIEQRQGVEVLLLPNEALETPEYQIERVRTQDAGKLVPDQSSYELTAASETKVAPFYAKLGQPVQAEEPAVKQVSPATPVPQRWTPTPQPETPVRREAERGEPESLLKRIWTGLFAPRQPDAEVPATRNSPADEPSAPETAPRPQQPRHAADSGERRSQSRPPQTRRDESPRERGRQEQGRHSRAAPEQQTRSEPSRSRTDGGQGSESVSAADPTRPETEEQTQARRDGETRSRRGGSRGRGRRSSGSSEGGRPADEASRDQETRGDEGSGERSEARQRAERQGEDTPTTSGDRAAAPSRGSRPEDHPLMIAPVGEAAVQTGGAGTAATDSIDRGRPAGRVEEAHLGEQPEGTDNASDDTSDTGSEPGQDGNAAPAGERPRSSRRRRGGRNRRRSSAGTEAKDGAGDEGGSTEGASDPTADQIPPQSYDRQPAHEGSIEADSKPREHRADRRVREGTVVSQDENPRAEPRPDGSSAEASMPSERNTAMKQDAESSAPVKHEAPASEPTAPVKHEAPASEPTAPVKHEAPASEPSAQVKHEVPASEPAAPIKHETPASEPTATLPRQAPVAETAQPRTPADPSAGAGAHRDGTEGVQNERNASAGTDDRSPPRSEPVAPAPAAAAGMASDPIEPKSST
- a CDS encoding HAD-IA family hydrolase gives rise to the protein MTFDLIVFDWDGTLMDSEARIVNCLQAAFGDLGLPPPAREAASDVIGLGLDEALLRLHPGADPQTLRDLVTGYRRYFLEIDPTPSVLFAGARETLSELANEGYRLAVATGKGRVGLDKALDDTGLGGLFHATRCADETFSKPNPQMLLELMDELGADASATLMIGDTEYDMQMAVNARTRALAVSYGVHPVERLTPHAPLDCIHDIAALPAWLSAYRMR
- a CDS encoding RluA family pseudouridine synthase, with amino-acid sequence MNRPHPRADRRPSKHSSARATGGRDVSRGRPVAERAGPKGTPAKGSERVGTGPKRAVVRRADPKTTGSKSAGPGRTQPKRSGPTPAIAERPRPEPALRDDSAVRVLCVDAESDGQRIDNFLLRHLKGVPRSHIYRVMRRGEVRVNKGRVKASHRLRTGDLVRIPPVRTALAETPVRVPASRLAPLAAAVLYEDERLLVIDKPAGLAVHGGSGLSYGLIESLRELRPGRELELVHRLDRDTSGCILISKRRSALRELHELIREGGMDKRYMALIVGELERSKVGVDAPLKKNVLQGGERMVQVDPDDGKPARTVFRRLGRFRSDSGVLTLVEAELITGRTHQIRVHAAHLGTPLAGDPKYGDETANRALKAQGLSRLFLHASALSFQLADADRPHRVEAPLPDDLERFLSALEPAA
- a CDS encoding response regulator, with the protein product MNHTIADAGSAPAIQLLTCNAELTTPLRALLLAQGFMLEAFETPEHLIGAHPSARALLLVDLDALPDVNTLGGLVAQVQQRDGQPVPLVCLASGSDIRARLAAMRAGARAYLQMPMEIEELTDRLFDLAGTQAVSPDRVLVVDDQPVAALFAARVLESAGMLTERVGDALAVLDALDAFVPDLVLMDLHMPGASGIELTRIIREQDRFADLPIVFLSAELDAEQQMAALRVGGDDFLAKPVAPDHLVACVEQRLARARERARRQSGPDTIDALTGLASLGRLLGRLGQLIGRGGTEAGRRALVVLDLHGDEGALMRLAVALAESCGASDLAARVGERSLAVLMRREDAASLARACDHFAEELARAGFAPGPGRAVGIGWCTLANSGGDAVTLMSRAAKAARSARKAGDGLTMGYGCGPVPVRTSDQDAVATAILTERLQLLFEPMVSLTPAPSARYEVSPRLAAPDGELLSPVAFMPIAQRSGLADRLDAWLLAKGLDAIVACRAAGRPAQLFLYQSVVGAGRDDWVGQVRDEINRRDLFRLRPVIQFQVQEAAADRVSQPIASLDWPGSASRSV
- a CDS encoding EAL domain-containing protein translates to MARLGIPVCLNGVDTDDASERVLASVPGAFARLSRTLVQSLDPEPLAELVQRLRERGLAVIAGGVDAPETIARLCCAGVDLLQGPFVQPPSAVMDYDFSGVDAV
- a CDS encoding type II toxin-antitoxin system YhaV family toxin; protein product: MDGECHGWTLLFHQCLVDQLRRLEAAAERARVADPRRAAANANVKRFTALSCLILDKVPSDPSRDEYRLGTTMGDAFKHWRRAKIGRRFRLFFRFDPNARVVVFAWANDSDSLRAAGSKRDPYAVFRAMLNPGHPPDDWAELVAASTMDWPEDDSPAAIARD